The following are from one region of the Oncorhynchus masou masou isolate Uvic2021 chromosome 24, UVic_Omas_1.1, whole genome shotgun sequence genome:
- the LOC135511792 gene encoding LOW QUALITY PROTEIN: nuclear receptor-binding factor 2-like (The sequence of the model RefSeq protein was modified relative to this genomic sequence to represent the inferred CDS: deleted 1 base in 1 codon) — MEVVDSPLNLAHQQSRKADRLLAAGKYEEAISCHGKAADLLREAMKLTECEQAGLSMALQRDSHVKQQRLIEEKWKRTRQEGNPMVLLSHPSTDQPPGLVTNEPPRHPEREYDTWLYLLKNKGSPPPPTPCPGSKAHKDDKTRLEEQQTTIASLRRHIDILLGENEKLTQDNKRLRGENIRLKRDAVDTDLLEKSELWVLPQSEERRNKDISIPNLPPLEMPTQDISLDDLPALELPEDIQHELQALLDRDDKL, encoded by the exons ATGGAGGTAGTGGACAGTCCTCTTAACCTC GCCCATCAGCAGTCCAGGAAGGCAGACCGCTTGTTGGCAGCTGGTAAATATGAAGAAGCTATTTCCTGCCATGGGAAAGCTGCAG atcTGCTGAGGGAAGCCATGAAGTTAACAGAGTGTGAACAG gCTGGTTTGTCCATGGCCCTCCAGAGGGACAGCCACGTGAAGCAGCAGCGGCTTATTGAGGAGAAGTGGAAGAGGACCAGACAGGAGGGCAATCCCATGGTCCTCCTGAGCCACCCCTCTACCGACCAGCCCCCCGGCCTCGTGACCAACGAGCCCCCCCGCCACCCAGAGAGGGAGTACGACACCTGGCTGTACCTCCTGAAGAACAAGggctccccccctccccccacaccctGCCCCGGCAGCAAGGCCCACAAGGATGATAAGACCCGTCTGGAGGAGCAGCAGACCACCATCGCCAGCCTGCGGCGCCACATAGACATTCTGCTGGGAGAGAACGAGAAACTGACCCAGGACAACAAGCGCCTGCGA GGGGAGAACATCCGACTGAAGAGGGATGCAGTGGACACAGACCTACTGGAGAAATCAGAGCTGTGGGTTCTTCCccagtcagaggagaggaggaacaagGACATCTCCATACCTAACCTGCCCCCTCTGGAGATGCCCACCCAGGACATCTCTCTGGACGACCTGCCTGCCCTGGAGCTCCCCGAGGACATCCAGCACGAACTGCAGGCGCTGCTGGACAGAGACGACAAGCTGTGA